aggcgcggatcaaagattaaagaaaacatcataaggaaatatcttgttttggtttaaatgtcccaaataataatataagtgggtctttgtataattatttacaaaaagtggttgttttttgaatttttaagaattaagtcgtgtcaaatttggacaacaatgaaagttggtgtattaaaatgtaaaatcctaacttcgcgtcaaatatggatttttggcaaagtttgtgtattttcacgcaattatccctagtTTTAATTATTCTTGAGAATTAATACCAAGGAAAAAACATAGCCACTATTCTCCTGCACTAAATTCTGTAATCAACTCACCTCTAGTTATAAAACTTTAACATAGTCTTGTAAACCAATATAAAGCATAGTGACTAAAAAAGGCATATAAATCTTTTGAGTAAAAAGGAGAAAATAAACTCATCCTCTATTTATGACAAATTTGGCCTAATAGAAAAAAGTCTAAATCTTTGCGCGATTTGCTATTTTAGTCAATTATTTGAAAGTGATAGATTTAGTAGTATAATACTTAGAGCATCGCCAACGCTGGGTGCgaaggccggatcgaacccggcctattgCACCCAGCGCCGTTGCTGCACCCGGGAGCGAAGGGAGGGGGGCGATTGAACGCACTCGGGGAATGGCTGGAGCGAAGGAAATGGGTGAAAAACACGCGCCCATTTccgtaataaaaaaaaatcgaattaaaaaaaaaaatttaaacggCCATTTGACCGTTGAAGCCAACGGTCTTCTcggccatttttttttcttttttttttctttttcacctatatataCCCCCTTCCTCAATCACAAACACTACATCAAACTActaattttctcttcaattcttAAAGAAAATGtcttcatccaccaattcttccaacaataattcttcctcaaattcttcatccgacgaagaagttcatgttgatcccgcacaacttcctcctcttcccgatcctactcaagcccccgatttattttttatgagatgtgcTGTGAATTTTATGACAGTGGCAAGTTCATATCGTTTCGATCCACCTCCACCACGCCCGAGGAAGAAGCGGACAGTGGTTCGTCGTGACCGTGAAGGTGGAGCCGAGCGCCTCCATCGCGATTATTTTTCTGTCGAGCCTGTTTATGGGCCACAATTCTTTCGCCGTCGATTTCGCATGAGCCGGGAGTTGTTTCTACGCATTGTCAATGCGCTAGAAGTCGATCCTTACTTCCAACAACGTCCGGATGCTATTGGCCGCTTAAGCTTCTCCCCGATCCAGAAGTGCACTGCCGCTGTTCGACAATTGGCATACGGAACTGCTGCTGATTGTTGTGACGAATATCTCCGTATAGGAGAGACGACGGCGTTGGAATGCTTGAAGAAATTCTGCAAGACCGTCGTTCGTATCTTTGGCGGCACGTATTTGAGGCGGCCAACAACTGCCGATGTGCAACGCATCACTGCAATGCACGAAGCCCGCCATGGGTTCCCGGGAATGTTGGGGAGcctagactgcatgcattggggaTGGAAGAATTGCCCCGTGGCTTGGCATGGCGCCTACACTCGAGGGGATCAAGGCGAGCCAACAATTATATTAGAGGTCGTTGCTTCACAAGATTTGTGGATCTGGCATGCATTCTTTGGAGTCGCTGGGtccaacaacgacatcaacgtgctcCACCAGTCCACGCTATTCAACGATGTTTTAGCGGGGCATGAAGCGGCTGTGCACTTCCTCGCCAACAATTCTCACCACACTCGAGGTTACTACTTAACAGACGGCATCTATCCGGACTGGCCGGTGTTCGTAAAGAGCTTCCAGTTTCCGAACGATGAGAAGAAGCGGAGGTTCAAGGTGATGCAAGAAGCTGCAAGGAAGGATGTGGAACGAGCTTTCAGTGTTCTTCAGGCTCGGTGGGGTATAATTAGAGGACCGTCGCGTTTGTGGAAGGCggagcaaatgagttcgatcatgtttgcatgcatcatattgcacaacatgatcattgagGATGAAGGTGGAAATGCAAGTAATTTTGACGGTGACGACGGCGAGGGACCAAGTTCTACTCCTCAAACACAATTCAATTCCGGAGCACCACCGGAGTTCGCCGCCTATTTGGCACGGAATGCAAGCTTGAAGGATGCACGGTTGCATGCTCGCCTCCGCGATGATTTGGTTGAGCATATATGGGCACGCTTTGGTCCGGTTGACCCGTAGTTCGACGGCTTtaaatttttcgaaaattggatgttttaaatatttgttgttttttttatttgtaatgtttggatttttagttgaatgaattttatgttgttaaaattgaagttgtttaatttaaattgaaaaaagaataaaagtaaagagaaaatgaaattaaaatctattgaaCCCGAgcgggtgcaataccattgttggagtgggtgcaatagaaatGAGACCAtgtctattgcacccactatgggtgcaagcattgtggatgctcttatcaGAATTAATTGCAACCCAAATTTCACTAATTGatagtaaataaaaaaaattaaaaatatctaACTATTGGCATGGATGTAAACATAAAGAAAGTACAAACCGTTATGGAGGGAATAATTATGCAATTATAGGTGAGCAAATCGTATGCGGCAAAACGCCTTTTTCAAGTACACTATTGGCATTCTCAATGTTTTTGGCCCACGCCACATTAGAAACAACTTCGATATAGGATAATAGGATTTGgattatttcaaattcaaataaagTAATACACGGACTTAGAAATCTGGTTGATTTAACTCATATACTCTCTTGGTAACTTCAAACTAAGATGTAATAATGTAGAGGTGTCAAAGGCCTCATATTTCGTAGACCATGCTTTTTATGGATCCCAAAAAAATTCACTTCAGTCGGATTGAATCAAACTCAATTAATTTAGGTGGCTTCAAAATACGAATCTGAGTCTGTATAAATTGATTTGGCGATGTGCTGACTCGATTCTCATATTTTCCAAATTAACGGCGGATTGGTTTATACAAGTACAAGAGGATCATTCAACTATTACCATCACTAGGAAAAATATGCTTATATTAAACTAACTTTCTTTATCATAAGCTATATATTCAACTCTaccataattaaatttaaaatagcgTGCACTTAGAGAAGGGAACAGGATTGAAGCGGAATTATTAATTTCTTTCAAGACTAACTACTTGCTATTTACATCTCATTCTATAGAtgtcttgattattttttaGTTCATGGAAACCGCTATAATAGAGATGTCTTAAGAATGGGGTAAGCAACACGAAGGCAAAGCATTGTACCCAAGTCTAAATAATGGAAAAATAGGTGATCGAGTATGAGGGGTTGTATTAGGACCAACCGAAACTGCGCATCTTGGTGTTAAAGTGATATTTGGATCATTTAGTACCCCTTGAATATATAAGTGACTTAAGCCACCTTGTATATTCTTTTGTgtactaagagggtgtttggctgagcttataagctcctcaaaacagcttataagctgtttaggagcttataagctctccaaagtgtttggcaaaataagctctcaaacagcttataagctccaaaaataagttcctataccccaacttattttttttataatcttatatgcaataatcattttacaaatatttttcagctataatttattattttcattatatatcattcaagttcatttttcttcgattttctctctctaaaaaaatattttatctctctaacaaaaaattctctctctagcttataagctcaattatccaaacactttgacaacttgtaagctcttaaaaattacatcttataagctcttgaaacatcttataagctacaagagcttataagctctttaaaataagcttagccaaacacctcTAAGGAGAGTCTAAAAACAAATTTGAACAGTTATAAAATGTAGCAAATTTTTTCCCATGAAAGGTATGATTTTTTATAGTCCTTGGAACTACTATTTGAACTTGGCATTTCAAAGTCCATCCCCACGCCGTCTTTCATCtcttttgttgttgttgttctcCACCTGAAATGTATATGTCTGAGAGtattgattgtattttcttttctttttatttaattacgtaTTTTCTATCAAAGAAAATAAGATTAGCTCTGTATATTTTCGAGAGTACAAGCCTACCCAAAAATTGAGCTTTTCTGAACATTATATCGAATTACATTAGAAAATGTCGACTGGCTCCGTATATTTTCGAGAGTACACAAGCCTACCCAAAAATTGagcttttcataatattatatctAATTACATTAGAAAATGTCAATTTGACCCAATGCATGGATATTATTTCATTTATGGATTGATTTTCTAGCAACGAGCACATATTTTTAGTTGAACCATTCGAAAATTTATAACTAATAATTCTAGTTTTGGTATTATACTTTTATTAATAAAGGAAAGGGTACAATGGTTAATGGTAGTAACATAAACTTTCTGTTTATATATAGGGCATTCATTACTTCGATGTCAATAATGTCATCAAaggaatctttttttttttcaaaaaaaaaaaaacttagtgTTGTTTTCAACAAAAAGAGAAgctagttttgattttatgtttggtagacttatttattttaacatTCAGAATTCaagtaaaattatttaattttcccAATCTTACAAATAAGTATTTCAATAATacttccaattttttttatttattttttattttttggatcaGTAATTTTCCGTAATTGGGAATGCTACGCTCATTGCTCTTGACTGGTTTCACAAAGGCAAGATTAAGAGAAGACCGGACCACATATGGCATAAACCCTAGGAGACTCTCCGTCTCTACTCGAACGACACGTGGCAGAGCCATGGATTTCCCTTCCcctcttattattattaacccCAAAATAAAAGGGAAAAACAAAAAACCCTCCATTCCAACTCCTCAAGCAactctaattatttttttctttttccttaatTCCTCTCTCTCCCCTCAAACCCACATTGCCACTCCCCTTATCACGAAGGAAAACGATTTCCAACTTGGAAAGAGAGGCAAAACCGATGGAGCAGAGCGCAACTTCGAGCAGTTCTCTGTTAGCTTCTGCAACGGAAGATGAAATCAACGTTTCCCGAATCCTGCTCGATCTCAGGAATCTGATGTCATTATCCGAATCGCTGTCCAATTGCAATTGGGGCCGCAGGCGGAGGAGATCTTGCCttgagccgccgccgccgccattaACTGCTGTTCCATCCTTGCCGGAAAATAGAATTGAAGAGAGAAGGACCCCCATCAAAGGTGAGGATGAGAAGCATGGCGGCGGCGCCCGCACCACCGCCAGCCCCGACACGCCGCTCTCCTTCTCTCCCAGTGAATCCGATGACAAGCCCAAGCATTCGTCGAAGAAAACCTCCAAGAAAAGGGTACGCCTTTTCTCTTTACTCTGTTTActtagtgagagagagagagagaaactcttcaactactattttaattttttttgttaattgttTTTACTCTTTGATTTAGAACAGTTTGGGTGTTGTGCTTAGCAATTTGGTTTGATTCCTTGATTTTAGCCCTTATTGACAATCCCCTGTTTCTTGCTATCTTCATTAACACAAAGATTTCGCAGTTTTGGTTTGCCTTCATTAATGTTGACATTTACGATCTTAACCCGCAGTCAAGGGAGGATTACTTGGATATGATAGAAGGGCTAACTCAACGGAAGGAGTTGCTGTCAGGGGTAAGATGGTCAAAACCTATTTCACTAACAGTTGTCCCATTTCCCttcactttctctctcattaTCTCcttatctctttctctctctaacacaCTACTATTCCATTCTCCTCGAGCAGGAGATAGAAAACGTGAAGAAATACTACAACAAGCTCAAGGCCTACAATTCCCAACTCAAAGCAATGAAACAAGAGGTGCATTAATCTTAATCCAATCGACCTCTCAAACAATCATTTTGTTGGCTTcgattatttatttgtttgtaaCGCAGGCGTTTAATTCTGGGCTAAGAAGAGAAAATTCCGAAATGGGATTAATCCAACATTATCGGATGCTTCAGCCAGATCCAACGGCACAGTGTGGTTCCGGCCCAATCGCGGCCCATTTACAACCGTCGGACTATGGGCTTGGATCGGCCAACAATGGGGGCCCACTCGAGATCGATCTCAACCTTCCCGCTGAAGAGGCTTTCGGCGGCGTGGAGCTATATCGGCCGTCGGATGCGGCCGCTAACAGACGGGCCAGATATGCTGAAGCGAGGAGGAAGAGGATAGGAATAATCAAGACCAAGTCAAATAGGAGTGCTCTTTGAGAAATTATTATTAACTGGCAGTGAATACTCAAAAAgtctttcattttcttttacaCTTGTTTTATATTAGTTCCACATTAAccacttgttagttgttaccGAATGCAGGATAAGGTAGAATTTCTTGGTGTTgccctttttttttgttcttgcTTGCCCAAAAAATATTGGCTTAGCATTTGACtatctattatattaaatgaaaattgtcttttaatatttttctgcCAAAAAAATTAAGCATTCCATGAAACATactacaaatatattttttattagtcATATATATTGAACCAATGAATGTTTACATTTTTCAGAAATTCTTTCATAATTCCTATGCATATGTAAAATGTCTTTTAAAATTATTCACCAAGCACTACGTATCTCTTTTACTTTGCCCAAAAAGATTTGCAATTCAAAatgtacaataataaaaataaaaatccaacCCATctctaaatttttttattttttttaaaataagttatAATATTGCGTCAATAATATGAAATAGATTCAAAAAATTTGGGTTAAGAAGAGAATATTGTATTTGGATATATGAGTGTCATAATTATGatgttcaaattaattttagtgAGGTCCTttataaatttgattaatttaaaatgttaattatttaagaaatTCAATAACTTCACCAATTAGTGTCAACcgataaattatgtttttaatatgTTATAATATACTAGTGATTCACCAATGCGATGcgaatattttatatattcgCTCACATACACTAAATttagtactctctccgtcccaatttAATAAGTCATGTTTCCTTATTCGGACGTTTCAATTCAATAAGTCacttccaaaaatggaaagccAACACATAACCAACCCCATATAACATACTATTATTTACACTAAATGTTATTATActtcacacataattatcttttctttatttctttctcctactttttGAACACATATATCCTCAACAAAAGttcatttctctctcctattttattataaattatttgtttcttaATATCCGTGTCCAAGGCCTGTGGCCTATTGAatcgggacggatggagtatatattttacACATTCACTCATATACACTATACAATATATGTAgatgtgtgtgtgcgcgcgcgggggtttagttataaattataatgcaAATTAGATTTATTGTACAAAATATGTACCAGCAGAATACTATAAATTCGCTATGAAAATtatgaattcaaaaaaaatgaaaattttgacaCCTATACGAATCATGGACCACAAATTCATTCATAAAATCATAAACCCATCGTAGATATTCACTATCAAATGGttaaaattgttcttatttACAATATAGACTTCGACTTATTTGAATTAATCTTTATGTATAAATCAACACTATTAAGTTTTACATTTATCATAttcttaaaaattattattattattatactactAAACatagcaatatatatattaaaatattcaattttagttctattattataaaatgtaatgtataaataaaaaatgttgaGAATAAAGTACACATTTtactattaattttaataaattcaataaatataattttagaaCATTTTATACAATTCATCCATGATCTTCTCTGTTTGGCTTTGAATTTCACATTCTTTTAAGTTTTAACATATTGTGATAAGTTAAatgtttaataattaataactaaCCATCTTTATTATTTAAAGCTATTTTCTAGTTGGTGAGATACAGAAAGATGGGTAGAGATTTTTCGgtagattattaaagaaatGTGGATTATACCTAGTTTGATCGATCGGAGAAGAATAAAGACGTAACTAGAATGCTAGAACACAAGAGAAAACTGTTGTTGTATTGAGAATTAGAGATAACGTAGGTTACAATGCACGAGCTCATAgcttatttatagattacatgggagggcaaaatagtaaaatcagtgCCCacgcatgcgccttgcgtggtcgaGGGTATGATGGTAAATTCGTCTTTACGCGGGAGATTTCACCGCGCTTTTGTTGATTCCTTCTGGCGAAAGTAACTTCTCTGGTGAGCGAGACTCCTCTGGTgaaagtgacttctctggtgagcgagactcctctggtgagtgagattcctctggtgagtgagattcctctggtgaggatggttcctctggcgagtatgattcctctggcgaggatggttcctctggcgagtgcgCTTCCTCTAGTGAGGATGATTCTTCCAGCGAGTACGATTCTTTTGATGAAATCTACCTCGCTGCTTCCCGTGATTCCATTGGtgaaagcattcctctgctctacatatattactcctcatcactagTAGTAAATTTTTCGTTTCAAGATTAACTTACAATTATTAAATACTTTTTTTGTTTAAACGAATGATATCATATCACTTTAAAAAAGAAACTACtgctattattttaaaaagcaTCCACAAACATCTTTTTAGAATGTGATacctttataattttttttcttaaaataaattaataattttagtgACATTTGGGTCCTATTAATAGAATTttaatataacataatataGATACAtagtttgaaaattaaaatattagaactaaggagaaaaggaaagaaaaaaagaaaaattttaaaaaagttaAAGAAACGTTTATGAAGTCTTGACTCTACAGggaaataaaaaacaataaaaataatttaatatgctATTAATTCTACAAAAAAATGCTATTTTTTGAAAGAATGTCTAAAACACTTAAATGATCATAATttctattcattttttttacatatGACGTGTTGAATTAAAAGTATTTTCAAATCTTTCATTTAAGATAATATTCCATATTTTATGAAGGAAAGAGTTAccgaaaaatgaagaaaaaaaatgtgtgtctattccttttttttttaaaaaaagaaagagtgaaaaaggaaaaagtgaaaaaaaaaattaaatatgaactAGTGCCGCGCCTGCAGGAGGAGGATAACCAGTGCCGCGTCGCGCCAGGGTGGAGGGAGACGGTTGGGCAGTGAGATGGAGGGAGGCGGTCGTCATTCAATTTAAATTGCACCAATGTAAATATCACaattacttcaaattaaaatgtcattaattaaaaaaaatctaaaaattacataaaaaaaattaaaaacataatgaaaaattacataaaaaaaactaGCTAATTTCCACCACCCATTTGCCGAGCTAGAATCGCCGCCACCCGTTCCATGTGGATTTCTAGCTGCTCCGGTGTCATATCGGAGGTTTTCATTAGGGCTGGCAAATCGATCGTGCGTGTCGGATCGTTATCGGATCAACATATTGACACGACCTGATAAGGCCAAACTTGAATACGACCTGTTAAGGAAGTGCTCGATATGAACACGAACCCGACACGATTCCCTCAAACCCGAACATGAC
The genomic region above belongs to Salvia miltiorrhiza cultivar Shanhuang (shh) chromosome 5, IMPLAD_Smil_shh, whole genome shotgun sequence and contains:
- the LOC130986646 gene encoding uncharacterized protein LOC130986646 isoform X1, with the protein product MEQSATSSSSLLASATEDEINVSRILLDLRNLMSLSESLSNCNWGRRRRRSCLEPPPPPLTAVPSLPENRIEERRTPIKGEDEKHGGGARTTASPDTPLSFSPSESDDKPKHSSKKTSKKRFWFAFINVDIYDLNPQSREDYLDMIEGLTQRKELLSGEIENVKKYYNKLKAYNSQLKAMKQEAFNSGLRRENSEMGLIQHYRMLQPDPTAQCGSGPIAAHLQPSDYGLGSANNGGPLEIDLNLPAEEAFGGVELYRPSDAAANRRARYAEARRKRIGIIKTKSNRSAL
- the LOC131025638 gene encoding uncharacterized protein LOC131025638 produces the protein MTVASSYRFDPPPPRPRKKRTVVRRDREGGAERLHRDYFSVEPVYGPQFFRRRFRMSRELFLRIVNALEVDPYFQQRPDAIGRLSFSPIQKCTAAVRQLAYGTAADCCDEYLRIGETTALECLKKFCKTVVRIFGGTYLRRPTTADVQRITAMHEARHGFPGMLGSLDCMHWGWKNCPVAWHGAYTRGDQGEPTIILEVVASQDLWIWHAFFGVAGSNNDINVLHQSTLFNDVLAGHEAAVHFLANNSHHTRGYYLTDGIYPDWPVFVKSFQFPNDEKKRRFKVMQEAARKDVERAFSVLQARWGGNASNFDGDDGEGPSSTPQTQFNSGAPPEFAAYLARNASLKDARLHARLRDDLVEHIWARFGPVDP
- the LOC130986646 gene encoding uncharacterized protein LOC130986646 isoform X2 produces the protein MEQSATSSSSLLASATEDEINVSRILLDLRNLMSLSESLSNCNWGRRRRRSCLEPPPPPLTAVPSLPENRIEERRTPIKGEDEKHGGGARTTASPDTPLSFSPSESDDKPKHSSKKTSKKRSREDYLDMIEGLTQRKELLSGEIENVKKYYNKLKAYNSQLKAMKQEAFNSGLRRENSEMGLIQHYRMLQPDPTAQCGSGPIAAHLQPSDYGLGSANNGGPLEIDLNLPAEEAFGGVELYRPSDAAANRRARYAEARRKRIGIIKTKSNRSAL